The following proteins are encoded in a genomic region of Pelodictyon phaeoclathratiforme BU-1:
- a CDS encoding chemotaxis protein CheB produces MTKTPASSQKIKASEEHALKSEEKIPFPVVGIGSSAGGLEALELFLKHVPYPCGMAFVIIQHLDPTHKGIMVELLQRETAMPVCQVSDNLEIEPDHVYLIPPNQDMSILHGKLFLLDMVKPRGLRLPIDFFFRSMADDLKQHSIGVILSGMGSDGTLGLRAIKEKGGGVFVQDPASAKFDGMPRSAIDEGLADVIVPAENLPSKIIAYVKHLPVILKPALTIEEQALSSLKKIIILFRTQTGHDFSLYKKNTIYRRIERRMGIHEIEKISTYVHFLQTNPQEIELLFKELLIGVTSFFRDPDAWEILKKDGIPSILASRPSGGIIRAWVAGCSTGEEAYSLAIVFREVLATTKHPGNFKLQIFATDLDKNAIEKARTGIYPSNITADVSAERISQYFEKDDRGYRITRAIRETIVFAPHNVIMDPPFSKVDILVCRNLLIYMEQELQKKLIPLFHYSLNPGGILFLGSAETIGYCGQLFQTLDSKARLFRHMHQAERAEYVDFPASFTHPLHDSSTLPVTQGKPMTSDLNLSTICDKLLLQYYTPAAVLTNEHGDILYISGRTGNYLEPAAGKANLNIFAMAREGIGYELNILIRNVLREKGEISKTGVAVGTNGGTKIIDLTVRLIEKPDSPKNMLMIVFTEVAKKTAENLDQNPVADFNDRRLASLAEELKQAKEEIITIREEMQTSEEELKSTNEEMQSANEEMQSTNEELTTSKEEMQSLNEELQTVNHELQSKVTDLSQANNDMKNLLNSTDIATLFLDDELNIRRFTNRTSSIIKLIASDVGRPITDIVTELQYPALLEDAREVLHTLVFSEKQVSASNNRWFSVKIMPYRTQENRINGLVITFTDITVAKKLETSLREIEKSFRFVIDTMPVAIIVHQAEGCITMTNQEAERITGISMKEMLGKNIADLGWKLLKADGSELPPEENPVVDALRSGKTINGVVIGIIHAQDRKTRWIKISNSNRLQDEEDKNSHLFTTFFEINNPNS; encoded by the coding sequence ATGACAAAAACCCCCGCAAGCAGCCAGAAAATTAAAGCAAGTGAAGAGCATGCACTCAAGAGTGAAGAAAAAATTCCTTTCCCGGTCGTCGGCATTGGCTCTTCGGCCGGTGGACTTGAAGCGCTCGAACTGTTTCTGAAGCATGTTCCTTATCCCTGCGGCATGGCCTTTGTTATCATACAGCACCTTGACCCGACGCACAAGGGAATTATGGTTGAACTGCTTCAGCGGGAAACGGCAATGCCTGTCTGCCAGGTCAGCGACAATCTTGAAATCGAGCCGGATCATGTCTATCTGATTCCTCCGAACCAGGACATGTCGATACTGCACGGGAAATTGTTTTTACTTGACATGGTCAAACCACGTGGTCTTCGACTTCCTATTGATTTCTTTTTTCGTTCAATGGCCGATGACCTTAAACAGCATTCCATCGGCGTGATTCTCTCTGGAATGGGTTCCGATGGCACACTTGGACTACGCGCCATCAAGGAAAAAGGTGGTGGAGTATTTGTACAGGATCCAGCTTCCGCGAAGTTTGACGGAATGCCGCGAAGCGCTATTGACGAAGGACTGGCTGACGTTATCGTACCAGCAGAAAATCTTCCCTCAAAAATCATTGCTTATGTAAAACATCTTCCCGTCATCTTAAAACCGGCCTTAACCATCGAGGAGCAGGCACTGAGCTCGCTGAAAAAAATCATTATTCTGTTTCGAACACAGACCGGACATGATTTTTCACTCTACAAGAAAAACACGATTTATCGCCGCATCGAACGGCGCATGGGTATTCACGAAATTGAAAAAATCTCTACCTATGTCCATTTTTTACAGACGAATCCCCAGGAAATCGAGCTGCTTTTCAAGGAGCTGCTGATAGGGGTAACCAGCTTTTTCCGGGATCCTGATGCCTGGGAAATTCTTAAAAAAGATGGCATACCCTCCATTCTCGCATCCCGTCCATCTGGCGGTATTATTCGGGCCTGGGTGGCAGGATGTTCAACAGGTGAAGAGGCCTATTCCCTCGCGATTGTCTTCAGAGAAGTCCTTGCAACAACAAAGCATCCCGGCAATTTCAAGCTCCAGATCTTTGCAACAGACCTCGACAAAAATGCCATTGAAAAAGCCCGAACAGGAATCTATCCATCCAATATTACTGCTGATGTTTCTGCGGAGCGTATCAGTCAATACTTTGAAAAAGATGACCGGGGCTACAGAATTACAAGAGCGATTCGCGAAACCATTGTCTTTGCTCCCCATAACGTTATTATGGATCCACCCTTCAGCAAGGTCGATATTCTCGTTTGCCGCAATCTGCTGATTTACATGGAGCAAGAGCTGCAGAAAAAACTGATCCCGTTATTTCATTACAGCCTTAATCCCGGCGGAATCCTCTTTCTTGGAAGCGCTGAAACAATCGGATACTGTGGCCAACTGTTTCAGACTCTTGACAGCAAGGCCCGTCTTTTCCGTCATATGCATCAGGCAGAGAGGGCTGAGTATGTTGATTTCCCCGCATCTTTTACCCATCCTTTACACGACAGTTCAACTCTTCCGGTCACACAGGGCAAACCGATGACATCCGATCTCAACCTGAGTACCATATGCGATAAGCTCCTGCTCCAGTATTATACTCCCGCAGCAGTACTGACCAATGAGCATGGCGACATTCTCTACATAAGCGGTCGTACAGGGAACTACCTCGAACCAGCAGCAGGAAAAGCAAACCTGAACATCTTCGCAATGGCAAGGGAAGGGATTGGCTATGAGCTGAATATTCTGATCAGAAATGTGCTCCGCGAGAAAGGCGAGATTTCCAAAACGGGAGTGGCAGTCGGAACAAACGGAGGAACAAAAATCATTGACCTGACCGTCAGGTTGATTGAAAAACCGGATTCCCCTAAAAACATGCTCATGATTGTTTTTACCGAAGTTGCAAAAAAAACAGCAGAAAATCTGGATCAGAATCCCGTTGCAGATTTCAATGACCGGAGGCTTGCCTCACTTGCTGAAGAACTCAAACAAGCAAAAGAGGAAATTATCACCATACGTGAAGAGATGCAGACCTCGGAGGAGGAACTGAAAAGCACGAATGAAGAGATGCAGTCAGCCAATGAGGAGATGCAGAGTACCAATGAAGAGTTAACCACATCAAAAGAGGAGATGCAGTCGCTGAACGAAGAGCTGCAGACGGTTAACCATGAACTGCAATCAAAAGTGACTGACCTTTCACAGGCCAACAATGACATGAAAAACCTGCTGAACAGCACGGACATTGCAACACTTTTTCTTGATGATGAGCTCAACATACGACGCTTCACCAACCGGACATCATCCATCATCAAACTCATTGCAAGCGATGTTGGACGTCCCATAACCGATATTGTTACCGAACTGCAATATCCTGCACTGCTTGAAGATGCCCGCGAGGTTCTTCATACTCTTGTTTTCAGTGAAAAACAGGTTTCTGCAAGTAACAATCGGTGGTTTAGCGTCAAGATCATGCCCTATCGAACACAGGAAAACCGTATTAACGGCCTGGTAATTACCTTTACTGATATCACTGTCGCCAAGAAACTCGAAACAAGTCTGCGAGAGATTGAGAAGAGTTTCCGTTTTGTGATTGACACCATGCCTGTTGCGATTATCGTTCATCAGGCCGAAGGATGTATTACAATGACAAATCAAGAGGCCGAGCGAATTACAGGAATTTCCATGAAAGAGATGCTCGGTAAAAATATTGCCGATCTTGGATGGAAACTGCTCAAGGCAGACGGCTCAGAATTGCCTCCCGAGGAAAACCCTGTTGTGGACGCATTGCGCTCCGGCAAGACGATAAACGGAGTCGTTATCGGCATTATCCACGCCCAGGATCGCAAAACACGATGGATTAAAATCAGTAACTCGAACAGATTACAAGATGAAGAGGACAAAAACAGCCACCTCTTTACAACATTTTTTGAAATAAATAACCCGAATTCCTGA